A window from Scheffersomyces stipitis CBS 6054 chromosome 7, complete sequence encodes these proteins:
- a CDS encoding transcription factor, translating into MSEVVPETNTPVQTPSSETHFHKSDTAIVNEYKKMTPEEPEKPLSPPNPSPSPEKRKLEVDENEESKRQKYDSEAPEAVANEAAPNSINVEESKEASPVVPATAGTAVFSEPAPKPAAEPDMDNLPANPLPPHQAKFALNTIKAIKRLRDAVPFLHPVDIVKLNIPFYYNYIPRPMDLSTIETKVHVNAYEDSNQIVEDFNLMVANCKKFNGENAGISKMADNIQAHFEKHMLNFPPKVLPSAVAAAKPSATGLASKRRTEADAVKQQQRESVAAHRPKRTIHPPKSKEIPYDTKPRKKKFAAELRFCSQTVKELMSKKHNGYNFPFVAPVDPVALNIPNYFKVVKEPMDLGTIQSKLTNNQYENGDEFERDIRLVFKNCYIFNPEGSEVNMMGHRLEAVFDKRWAARPVPEPTPVNSEIEDSEEESSDGEDEESEINESMLSDVPAIQFLENQLLRMKKELDELKKEHLKKLREQQAARKKKRKSKKAAAKKSSAPPRAPSISSTPVVTYEMKKQVSEMVPNLSDKKLQSLIKIIKDDVEISNEDEVELDMDQLEDRTVLKLYNFLFGKKASAKLAKKPKKPVITNSVDELAHLRSQLALFDDDNNNGSTNGFMNIGNDHESSEDDLSSESSEEE; encoded by the coding sequence atgTCAGAAGTTGTACCAGAAACGAATACTCCAGTTCAGACCCCTTCATCCGAAACACACTTCCACAAATCAGACACAGCCATAGTCAACGAATATAAGAAAATGACCCCTGAAGAGCCGGAAAAACCGCTTTCTCCTCCAAATCCCTCTCCGAGCCCTGAGAAGCGAAAGTTAGAAGTGGACGAAAATGAAGAGTCCAAAAGGCAAAAATACGATTCAGAAGCTCCTGAAGCTGTAGCCAATGAGGCTGCTCCCAATTCGATTAACGTAGAAGAATCTAAAGAAGCTTCTCCAGTTGTTCCTGCAACAGCAGGGACAGCTGTATTTTCGGAACCGGCTCCAAAGCCAGCTGCAGAACCAGATATGGACAATTTGCCTGCCAACCCATTACCCCCACATCAAGCCAAGTTTGCCCTCAACACCATAAAAGCCATAAAGCGGTTGCGTGATGCTGTGCCATTTTTACACCCAGTAGACATcgtcaagttgaacattcccttctactacaactacatTCCTAGACCTATGGACTTGTCAACTATCGAAACCAAAGTACATGTAAATGCCTACGAAGACTCCAATCAGATAGTTGAggacttcaacttgatggtAGCTAATTGTAAGAAGTTCAACGGCGAAAATGCTGGTATTTCCAAAATGGCTGATAACATTCAAGCTCACTTTGAAAAGCACATGTTGAATTTTCCTCCCAAAGTTTTACCATCGGCAGTTGCTGCGGCTAAACCTTCTGCAACTGGATTGGCTTCGAAGAGAAGAACCGAAGCTGATGCCGTAAAGCAACAACAGCGCGAGTCAGTAGCTGCTCATAGACCAAAGAGAACCATACACCCTCCAAAGTCAAAAGAAATCCCATATGATACTAAGCCCCgtaagaagaagtttgcAGCAGAGTTGCGATTCTGTTCCCAGACTGTCAAGGAGTTAATGTCGAAAAAGCATAACGGCTACAACTTCCCGTTTGTCGCTCCTGTAGACCCTGTAGCCTTGAATATTCCAAACTACTTCAAAGTAGTGAAAGAACCGATGGACTTGGGCACAATTCAATCCAAGTTGACTAATAACCAGTACGAAAATGGAGATGAGTTTGAACGTGACATACGTTTGGTATTCAAAAATTGTTACATTTTCAATCCTGAAGGAAGTGAAGTGAACATGATGGGACATCGTCTTGAAGCAGTTTTCGACAAGAGATGGGCTGCTCGTCCTGTTCCAGAACCAACGCCTGTCAATTCTGAAATcgaagattctgaagaagaatcgaGCGACGgcgaagatgaagaactGGAAATCAACGAGTCCATGTTATCAGATGTTCCTGCCATTCAGTTCTTGGAAAATCAATTGCTcagaatgaagaaggaactagatgaattgaagaaggaacatttgaagaagttgagagagCAGCAGGCAGCTaggaagaaaaagagaaagtcCAAGAAGGCTGCAGCTAAGAAGTCTTCGGCTCCGCCTAGGGCACCATCGATTTCCTCGACTCCTGTTGTTACTTACGAAATGAAAAAACAAGTCAGTGAGATGGTTCCTAATCTTTCGGACAAGAAATTGCAGTCTCTtatcaagatcatcaaggatgatgttgaaattagcaacgaagatgaagtagaaTTGGACATGGACCAATTGGAAGACCGCACtgtcttgaagttgtacaacttcttgtttggCAAGAAGGCTTCAGCCAAGCTTGCTaagaagccaaagaaaCCTGTTATAACTAACAGTGTTGATGAATTGGCCCATTTGAGAAGCCAGTTGGCGTTGTTTGACGACGACAATAACAATGGCTCTACCAATGGATTCATGAATATTGGCAACGACCATGAATCTTCAGAAGACGATCTCTCCTCTGAAAGTTCTGAAGAGGAATAA
- the DUS4 gene encoding dihydrouridine synthase (go_function oxidoreductase activity; FAD binding~go_process tRNA processing), whose product MTSLSDDLQNLTITEDLQLHEPSSKTKHTISPRNPEHNPLYILKNVRKTQNRPAFVAGPMVRYSKLPFRELVRNYNTDIVYTPMILAREFVRNDIARSSDFTTNDKDRCVIVQVGSNNVEDLLKFVEMIHPYVDGIGLNCGCPIKEQVREGIGAALMSEPDLVASMVKAVKEKYGNTVCIETKIRIHPNLDETIAFVKKVEASGVDFITVHGRTKNTRSSQPANWDAIKLIKETVSVPVVANGDCFSLEDAYSIAEHTGVDGVMSARGILSNPALFAGYKKTPWAAVEFFWDLATSYGLPFRIIQHHLSEMLDKVIPRKSLKEMNETTCLIDMIDWFDTHFILKRRGDKGFATATEPSWKINREEAAHI is encoded by the coding sequence ATGACTTCTCTTAGCGATGACTTACAAAATTTGACTATTACTGAAGACCTTCAGCTCCATGAACCCAGCTCCAAAACAAAACACACCATTTCGCCGAGGAATCCAGAGCATAATCCACTATAcatattgaagaatgtgCGAAAGACTCAAAACCGGCCGGCTTTTGTTGCAGGACCCATGGTCAGATACTCTAAGCTTCCCTTCAGAGAGTTGGTTCGAAATTACAACACTGATATTGTCTATACTCCAATGATACTTGCTCGAGAATTTGTTCGAAACGATATTGCCAGATCTTCCGATTTCACAACAAACGATAAAGACAGATGtgtaattgttcaagtagGTAGCAACAATGTGgaagatttgttgaagtttgtgGAGATGATACATCCTTATGTAGATGGCATAGGACTTAACTGTGGATGTCCCATTAAAGAGCAGGTTAGAGAAGGGATAGGTGCAGCCTTGATGCTGGAGCCTGATCTTGTAGCTTCCATGGTTAAAGCTGTCAAAGAAAAGTATGGTAATACTGTCTGCATCGAGACTAAGATCAGAATCCATCCCAATCTTGATGAAACCATAGCGTTCGTCAAAAAAGTTGAAGCCAGTGGTGTAGACTTCATCACCGTCCATGGAAGAACAAAGAACACCAGGTCATCACAGCCCGCTAATTGGGATGCCATaaagttgatcaaagaaACGGTATCTGTTCCCGTTGTAGCAAACGGGGATTGCTTCTCACTAGAAGATGCCTACAGCATAGCAGAACACACAGGAGTCGACGGAGTGATGTCAGCTAGAGGTATATTGAGTAACCCAGCTCTTTTCGCAGGTTACAAGAAGACCCCCTGGGCTGCCGTCGAATTCTTCTGGGACTTGGCCACGAGTTACGGTCTTCCTTTCAGAATCATACAACATCATCTTTCGGAAATGCTCGACAAGGTTATTCCCAGAAAGTCGTTGAAAGAGATGAACGAGACAACATGTCTTATAGATATGATCGACTGGTTCGATACCcatttcatcttgaagagacGAGGTGATAAGGGCTTTGCTACGGCTACAGagccaagttggaagattaatagagaagaagcagcaCATATCTAG